CATAATAGGGCGGTCATTCGTGAAACGTCTTAACCACAGTCCACAATCACGCAGCGGGTGGAAGGCGGGCAGAGATGTGAAAGAGGGTGGAAGCTCATATATGCATGCACGGAAAAACATTCCAAGTGAAAGGCGAGAACACGTTTGCTCTCACGAACAACACGTCCTTCATAATGATTTCCTGTTTGAACAGGCAAGTTTCAGAACATCGCCAACAACTAGATGCCTTGTCGTGCAATGCGTATGTCGACAGTGGGGAGAATATGCAACGAAAAAACGCACTTCCGAACTCCTTGACGCAATACGAGCGAAGGTTTAAAAGCAGTAATTCGCTTCATTGACTaatttattaaattttttttaacagATAGTTGACTGCATTTCAAACCCAAGCGCTGgtcgttaaagaaaaaaaaacgaagtcatTGCTAAGCCGTCTAATTAGTGAGCCCATAGACACATGCAAATATATTGCCTACACTCCAGCGGAGCATTACGAATCGCGCGAACCATACCAATCCTAACCATGCACTGGCTCGTGTCACGTGCCACGGTCGCGCATAAACAAAGCCGCTTCGCTTCGCCGCTTCGTAACATCGGCGCAAGTTACTTTCATCAAGCTGCTCCGTTCTCAAGAAATGGCGCTTCGCTCTCGCTCATGACGTCGTacgcgccgccggcggcggcagtaGTAAACACACGCGTGCATAGGCGGCGACCGGTTCCCCGTGGCATGTACACACAGACAGTCGTGATCCGAGCGACGCCTGAGGAACGTCGCGGCTCGTGCCGTCTAGCCGCGGCCTCGGAGCCGGTCGTCGTGATTCACGAATCGCAGGGCGCGACCCACCAGgtggttctctctctctttccggcTTCCATTCATTTTGTTCATTTCACGGGATACGTCCGACTGAAGTTTTGTCTAGTGTGTTTCCGTCTGCCTGGTTATTAGAAAAAGAACTCAAATAAATCGTACTGGGGAGGAGAATGAggggatattaaaaaaaaaaaaaaaaaaaaacgaaaggaaagGAAAGCCACCGGAAATAACAGACAGGCGTGCTAACAGACGTCGTTTATCGAGCGATCGATCACAATCGAGAGAGTCATATAACGTGAGAATGGTGCCCGTATCGCGAACATCTATACAGCGGACCGAAGCACGGCGGAGGAACTTGACCCATCACGAATTATAAGCTCCTCTTCTAGTCATCGAAACTCTCCTGAAACAAAAAGGCTTGTAAGCGGGCGTGTAGCTGCAATAAAGAACCGTGCAGGGACGCCGCTGAGGGCTAGTTGACGTGCCTACAAACGTAACCTCCGCCGTAACTTCCTTTTACCTTTTCCTTTACACTGAGATAGCCAGACCAGATGCCATGAGTTCTGCGCGGATGATGTCGCTATTTCACCACTATGGTGACAAATTTGCACCTGCACCAACAGTCTGTGCTTTGTTGTTTGCTTTCATCTACGTTGGCAAAGAACCACAATGTACAACTTGAAGAAGGAGAACGACGTTTTCGCCTTTCTTGCCGAATTGTACCGTCTTGTTTGTTTGTGGTGAGCGCAGTCGGAAAAGCAGGCTCCGTTACACTGTAAGTATGCTTAGAAGAGAAGCCAGCCAACGCGGCGTTCACTTGGTGGCTTTATTCTTTATGAAATGCTTCTTACCTACACCGACAGAAAAAAAGCACACAACGGTCGCAGTGCGACAGTTACGTCGGACGAACAGCTTCGTAATGTGAAGCGAACAGATTTAAAGTTTTGCCCATTTCGACGTGGCGAGCACGTGGCTATCTATGGCCTCCAGAAATGCAGGCATTTATAATCGCCAGACGTATCTTGCTTCAACTAAGACATTCCGAGTCTACAACTCGTAAGGAGTATCGGCTGAAGCTACAGTAAACGTAGAAACTCTCGACATGAAGACTCCTAAGCCTCCTAACAGTAGCTAAACTATGTAGAACTTTTCATCCGCCTCATTTCGCTTCCCCAATTTCATACTCCGCGTCACGCGAGTCGTGCTCGGCTATTGGGCGTGATAGCACATTTGTCTGGAACTGAGACGACGAGACGAACGTGACAGAGGGGTAATTGAGTCGGCCCTGGCCTCGTCCGCCAATCGAAATTTGCCCGGCTAACCGGTGCAACCCACTGCGCTCGCCTCTCTCCTTGAATCCGCCTCTTCCGAAAGACGAAGAGCACAAAGTATAGacaaggcgcgcgcgcgctcggaGACGCACGACACGACTCGGCGAAAGGCGTGCGCCGCCGCGGTGAGCGGGGAAGGGGGAGGGCTTGTTTAGAATCTTCGAGTGTGAAAAACGCTTTTGCATACATCGCCCGGCCACGCGGCGTCTTCATAGAACGGCGATACGGACGACACGGGCTCAGTGGCTGGGTGGCCCTCCCGCCGGCGCGCCGCGTGCTTTTTCTCCCCGAGACGCTGGGGGCTTCGAGCCAGCAACCGCCGGACAACGCTCGTGCGTGGAGACAAAGAGCCCCGCGGGGAGCCTCGCGCGTGCGTTACGAGTCTTCGACGCGGCCACTGCGCACCTGGGTCGCCTCGCCGCCGGAAGCGGCCCTGCTAGAGAGAAAGCGGCACATCGGTCGCCGACGCGCGCGAACAGCGATGAGCAAGGTGCGCAAGACCGACGCGGCGCCGGTGCCCCGGCGCGATTCGAGGCGCATGCAAGTGCTTATGGTAGAGGACTTCGACGTGGCGCCGTCGTCCGTCGAAGAGGACGCGCCCCGGCGCCGGGAGGTGGACAACGGCGGCGCCGCCGCCTCGGACTCCGACGTGGAGGAAAACTGCTCGGGCGACGAGCGGCCGTGCAGGTCGACCGCCGTCCTCGACGACGAGATCCACTGGCCGCTGGGCGTGCTCCAGGAGCAGTTCCACATCCTCCAGGAGCGCATAGTGGACGAAGTGCGGAGGGTGATGAGAGAGGAGTTCTACGAAATGCGCATGTCCGTGAGTATGCGTGCGGACACACGCTCGGCCGTCGCGAAGGAGCATGCACGACGGCACCCGGATTAAAGCGCGCGCCGCTTCCCAAAGGAGCTCGCGTGGCCACGTCCAACCGCCACTGGTTGAACCAGGTTTAACAAATAGTCCCTCCCTTGTCGCTCAGTCGAGATTCCACGGAATAATCACGACATGAACGaacactggcaaaaaaaaatgtgtggatTTCAGCGGTGCTGCGCGCTCGTGAGTTCCAAGCGGCGGGAAATTTGTGCCTCGGATGCGACGAGCCCTGCTAGAAATATGAATTGCGGTTTCTCGTAATCTGACTCAAGCACTGGAAGTTGATAAATCGCCCGTTTGCGATTCACAATTTTACACCGTCGATACCGAGTCACGAATCGATACCGAGTGAAACTTGGTCTGAGCACGAAGCCGCGCATTCAATTCCCAGCCGCGTGGACGCATTACGACTGGGTGAAATGTATATGAAACTATACGTACACATACGTACACGTTGAACATTCCGAGGGGGTCGAACCTTCCACTACGAGGTCATTCGTAACCCGTATACTGCAAGCAAAACCCAATAGTTTCTTACTGAGTGAAACTCCGATAAAACTGTGTTAAGGAGCTTACAGTACAATTCTTTAAGACGTTAGGCTCGAACAAGGCATATCATTTCTTTGGCGATGTAAACACAGTTTTATGAACAATTGTAAACCTTTGCCAAGCTAATCGCGCACGTTCAAGCTGGCAAGCGCGGAAATGCGCTAGAGGACATTGCGTGCATTTTGTGGGCAACTCCGAGACCTGAGTTCGGCCACAGTGGGATACGTGTTTCGCATCGAATACTGCTGTTTAGCGGGCAGCCTAAATACGCGCTCATTGTGTGTCACGGACGCATAAGCAATGGTTTCTCTCTCCTGCTCATGCAAGTGCGGGTGTTAGTACTCGCGGTATCTGAGATTGCTAGAAATGTTTAACGTTCTCCTCATTCCTTCCTCATTAACTTCTCTGGCGTCACGCGTGCATATGCTTCCATAAAAGCGGACTCTAAAGAGATTTTAGCGCAGATTTCGTTGTGCGCGCGTTCAATGTGCTAGGGCGAGCGACGCCAGGGCACTGCCAAATGACTGTCCGCTCGAGTTGAAAGAAAACGCTTGATAGATGCCCAGTGAGGTGCACACTGACCATGCTTGCATCTGCTCTTCCATCAAGTGTTTGCTTTCATATACTTCTAGCATCCTCACATGCTGGTAATTTGAAATATCAAAAGTCATCTTGAGTCAAGTAAAACTGCGAAATGTTCATTCATACACTATTACATGACACTGTGAATGTATACGTCGAGCGCCACAACGCTTTTCGCAATATCTGAGCGAAAATGCGTTCGCACGTCGGTCCGAGAACTGACGCCATATTCTGTATTCAATTCGCAGTCTATAGGCATAAAAGCGGCTTCGCCCCTATAGCTGTCTTTCAAACCAAATGTTCAGAGAAGGCAAGCGCACGAACACAAGATCTGACTCTGCGGGGCCAGTAAGACTGATAAAGTGTGAAGCTTGACCTCACGCACTCCCCCCCCTTTCACCTAGAGCGCCTGTGGTACTTCTATTACTCGGATACTTATGGTATCGTTAAATGGTCGTTCCAGGGCGCTCTGGAAGCGTTACAAGATAGTGTCAGACAGCACTCAACCTGTATATAGTTCGTGGCCACTAATAGTGATAATCAGACTTCATTACACACATTGAAGttcctgagcacgaggtcgcgggatcgaatcccggccgcggcggccgcatttcgatggaggcgaaatgcaaaaatgcccgtgtgcttgcgttgtagtgcacgttaaagaaccccaggtggtcaaaatttatccctccactatacggcgtgcctcataatcagaactggttttggcacgtaaaaccccagaaagaagaagaagaaaaaagaacacaatgAAGTTGGCTCAGTCTTCCTGATGATACACAGCGTTAACGAAGCGCTCTGATACGACTGACCGAAGATGCCATTAATTACTTCTGCGCCTATAGAATGTGAAAAATGCAGACAACGCGGTGGGAGGAAGGCGGAAAATTCTGAAAGACTGGAATTAATGCCACGTCAGCAAGGCACAATCTCTATCTAGCTACGAGAGGCTTTAAGCATTTCTAGGTTTCGTTTAACGTTTAACTGTTACGCACTCTTCGGAGGTACCACCAATTTTCCAAGCACGCGTTGACAAGATAAATGCAGCGCTCGTTAACGGCAGGTTAGCTTATCAGCCGGAAGCTAATGAATAAATCGCACAAGAATTTCAATAAACAAATGCTCCTACGTGCAGCGGCATAGAACAGAGACTGGCGCGTTCAGtcctccctcttttttttttatttattttttttttttttgagagagagagagtttgttCTGTCACGTTCTGTCTTCTGACAAACCAGTGAAGCGGAGACGGTGTTCCGGGGCCGCGCCTATAGGCGGCCGCGCACACGTGTTGCGGCCGGGTGCGCGGTGGCGTTTGTTCGACGGCTCTCCCTCGTGGCTTTCGCAGATGGCGACGCCGCCGGAATCGCCCGCGCCAGGCTCGCCGGTGCCGCCGACGTCGTTCGATGGCCAGTTCAAGGCGTTCGCAAAGTTTGGCGACAGCAAGAGCACAGGTGACGCCATCACGCTCTCCAACAGCGACAAGTGGTTCAAGCAGGCCAAGGTCATCGACGGCAAGAAGATCACCACCACCGACACCGGAATCTACTTCAAGCAAGTCGCCAAGTGAGTGACCATTGTCATGCCCCAAGCATCGATATCTCTGGGAAGCAACAGCCGAAGGAAATTTTTGCGGCACTTCTTAAGGATCTAGCATGGGTCGAATAGCATTCGTTTTTCTTCCTGTTTATTTGCCAGGCTCCCAATATCATTCTGCGCGACCTATTAGCGCGTTTTGATACAAACCACACAATAGGTGGAGTTTTCTACTTAATTTGAGAGGTGCACCTCACTGCTCAAGCCACGTGCCAGCTTTGAACATGCTAGCTGGCTaaaatagttaattgttgggctatagttggttttccataactgaacaagtaacttgcgcaataaaaaaaacacacaaaagaaagGCAGACAAAGGCAAGCGCTTGTCATTGTttgcctttcttgtgtctgtgttttttattgcgcCAAGTTACTTGTTTAGCTGGCTAAGCCGCACCGCGCATGGACTTAGCTGCTTAGCTAGATCACGCGCAAAATTGGCGCGTGGCGTATACCTTAAGGTGGAAATTTAGAACAAAAGCCGTTCAGATATCCAGACGTGATGAGCTTTTGAAATGTGTCGCGTTCATACTAGATAGAGAGAGATACAaaaaagaaggcagggatgttaaccagtcaagagtccggttggctatcctacgctgggggaagagaaagaagggagattTAAGAGTCCATTGATTCTAGTAGGTAAATTTCAACGATTGATACGAGTACACAGATGAGAGGCTACATGCTACGCAAATATATTTAATGACCCCGATCGGCGCAACTCTGTTTGCTAATTTGAATATGTAATTCTCTCAAAGGACATCATTCTAGTTTCCATCAGTTTGAGGAATTGTGTTTTCATTCGCACCGTTCCGTTTTCGATTGCACCTGGCTGCTTCCTGGCGCTACGCTTTCGGCCGCTCTATTCGCACAAGGCGAACTATGCCACTGCGCAAGCATTGCGTTGGCTTTGATCGGATATTTGTGAACTTCGttgtggaaagggggggggggggcaaatataTGACCCTggatctaccccccccccctttctggtGCCGTGCCCCATCACctagccctcccccccccccttttctctctctctctctctctctctctttaggtTGTCATTTTTCTTCCTGCAACGTTACACTGCTCAGTAACAACTACAGCGCGAgttttaaagcgatagcgttaagggccccgtgtcgcgaaaaatccggcgtcggcttggatgtcggcgtccgtggcggagaaaatcatcccgaaccacaccgaccgcaCAGGACCTCCGCGTAGCGCAaagtgttagtgcaggagaaaatcatcctgaaccaccccgaccgcgcaggcataCCCCGTAGCATGAAGTGttagcgaacaaaaattgaatttctcacagtgaaatccgtcagaaaactGGCAAaatatgacttaaccacaacctacagacatggtggcgtcggactggatttcctcaacgtgcacctaatgcacggtacacgagcattcttgcatttcgcctccatctgaATGCGGTCACCGCTGCCAGGATCGAACCTAGGACCTCGTGCTGGGCAGCGCTACGCCATACCATCACTAAGGTATACCGCAGCGGGTCCACAAGGAAACCACTTATATCAGGAGGAAGCTCCGAATCAAAGGGAGACGTTGGCGGAAACATGTACCGCTTTGGGTGCACGGCAGAGTGGCAGCAGGGTCTTTCAATGGACCCTGGTGGCAGTTTGGGCACGTTGGTATTCCACAAGGGCAACTAAAAAAGCGCGAACTGGACGCAGACGTGAAAAAGGCACAACACACACAGACGCTACTTCCACCAGTTTATTCTTAACTTTGCTGGTGGTGTTGTTGACATGCACTGTAAGACATGTGACTCTCATCCATTGTTTGGCAGAAGCAATAATCATGCAGCTTATAGAGATATTATTGAAGTGGAATTAAGCGATAGAAACGCTTGGTGTCAAGCTATCGCACTAACACCAAAAGAACTCGATTTTCTTGGAGTGCCTGCACGGCCGTTACTTAGCTTTGGTATACCTTGTCAACAGTGGCGTAGTCAGGGGGAAGGGGGCCTGACCGGGCtgcatatattgaaaatctagaaggcacagcgcctcagcaaccgcggttgaacgagattggctgaaacgccgccggcgacgctcgacgccctttgcaactgctgtgagagtacgccgcgcCATCTAAAGCCTTTtaagctaacctaacctaacctagcctacATAACCTATCCTATCCtaacctaatctaacctaaccATAACCTAATCTATAGTGGGCGACACGCAAAGGCAATAATCCTCAcggcgtgacatcagagcgtcgccggcggcgtttcagccaatcgcgttcaaccgcggctgctaaggcgctgtgccttctggaccggacttcccccccccccccccctcgaaattttCCGACCGGCGCCCCGCTTTTATGCCTGGCACGTCGCTTATGAACATTGGCGCATATCCTCcaaacgtgcggctattatgggcattcgcgtatCAACAcctgtttgttattttatttagtGCGTTTTGGATAAAAACAACGAATTAAAAAATCTGAGTCTTACAGTCTACGTCATTTTATTGTGTATATCATACACTCTCATAATAATGCGCACATTGCTATGAAGCAAGCAATCACGTGGAACTATAGCGGCATAATGTGATGCCTGCACAAGGTGCCTGTGCGTTGCAGCACGTGCGCAGATTTGCGCCACGCGGAATTGTATTGTTGTCCAGTTTACAACTACACCTGGCAATACATAACCATAATAATCAACACAAAAATCATAAGAGACCTGGAAGGTTATTGGAAACCACCGAGGGGGCGTATATatgcccccccctccccacccgtAAAACAttcctggctacgcgcctgcttgtcaatcccccccccccttttttttttttcttttgtgctgcgCACTGATATGCTCGGTTTATGCTGATGCCTATGGGGTTATACAAATGCAGAAACGTGGTCACAATAATAAACTGTTGGACTAATGGTGCACAGGGAAGCTCCAAAATCCCAGCTTTTCGATAAACGCTCCCGCTCTTGTCGCATCGTCTGTGCATGCATGACGTGTTGACACGCTCTCCCTGTGCTCGTGGCAGGACGAAGAAGGCGCTGAACCTGAAGGAGTACCAACAGTTCCTGGAGGTGATAGCGAAAAACAAGAAGGTCGAGGTGGAAGAGATCAAGGACAAGCTGAGCACGTGCGGTCCGCCAGCCACCACACGCACCACGGTAAGCAGACAGCGTTGTGCACCTTTCGAGCGGAGTCTCTCTACTGTATCCGTTCTCGCATATATAGTTGCCACGAGGAGACGTGGtatcaagtcacgccacctatgCATCCTAAACGAAACGCAACCACGCCCGAAATGACATTCTTATAAACACGACGTCACCGgcgaaaatatatatatatccgtgaGGGTATATAGCTTTAGCAGCATGCGATACATGCGGTTACGAGTCAGACATCTAGTCAGGTGTTCGATGACACGCAGCGATGATTCATTGGCTACTTGAACGAAAAACAGCGCACACACTCGAAAACGTGGACAGAGGTGCGCAGTTTTTCATTCATCAATCATGCCACCAACAAGTTCAGTGCTTATGGCGTTCTGGTGCTGAGCAGCAAAACgctataggtgacccgtaaaatagcgagggattgtgggatgcgccgtctgctagctgcttccggttcgagtcagcgcagccacCGCCACcgtttcgccgttgaattccattgatgcgcttgcagtccgttctttttttttctggggttttacgtgccaaaaccagttctgattatgaggcacgccgtagtggagggctccggattaattttgaccacctggggttatttaacatgcactataacgcaagcacacgggcgttttcgcatttcacctccatcgaaatgcggcccccgcggccgggattcgatcccgcgagctcgtgctcagcagcgcaaccttagctgactgagccacttgcgcttgcagtcagGCTTTGTCCCACTCttagattacccggttgcaggtgcctagcaaaaccatcgtcggctgtccAGCCGTTGGCTGAttaaattcaagcgttaaagctGAACGTATGtgactactgccttgcagcaacccttgctgaatcagctgtgcacaagcatcagaggaatggctgccacttccaaaactgtaacaaggcagagaccatccgtgaacaaaaagaaaatgaacgtacagtgccacttatcaggcggcgattagctgtgtaagggccgacacagAATGATTCttcaagatatttctttctttaacattgactcaggcaaccagaactatttcagtgcTCGCATGCACACATAGAGGTATTAtaaaacgaggttttacggcgcgaatttaggcgggacacagcgagatacatacataatactcgtaaccaactagccctccttagctccttcagcacagatagagataatgcgcagccgtaatatgacggcgatacggccattgttgacaaaaaagcgagaacgtctaactacgtaccacttcaaatgaacctagagtttcgaccgagaaatgctgttgacagcgcgcaaagttagcATTTTCAGCCATTACACCGACGACATCGGTTTTTAGcttttagctacgatcacagaaaaGCATGCACCGCTGTTGCCATcacctcagcacccgattttctaagtaatgcttccatacgcttgataaattatcggataccgataactttttcacctgtctgactgacccgcaggcagagcagtcagtacGTTGCGTctaagcaacggcaaatgtcgtagagctaagcctggcagaaacaaaaaagggcGGCGAAACGAAAGCCCTAGTTCCTtcatgaataaaagcgtatccttgacTTTCTTGGCTCTTCATCGTCGCGTCCAGAATGAATTGAAAcatagaaatcagctgcatgaatggtacgacattgctggtcgacaaagcggacggaaagcttcgcacgactgacagttgaaaccgcgcagaaaaacacgtgtgccgggcatgccgccgatgccgccgcgtcgtccgtcgaaccggaagatgctagcagacggcgcgccccacataTCCCTgtgattgctcgttttacgggtcacctattaaaCATAATGCAGCAGTATTTAAAGCCAgcccttaggcgcccgttcctgcggcgagcgtcggcctcggcgttgtcactcgtaaccgagcgaacgagcgctgcgaaggatgaaagtgaacgcggagtgcagcggggaatgaaagacgcgaggaggaaagcggacgAAGAGGCTGCAGCGggaccatgaggcggaaagtggagggtGGGGGTATGGCGAAcgcatgagaagaaaagcgtagtgcggcgacgatggctacgagatggcgccagagtagcgcgcgtcgtctgggaggtctgtcggcggcggctgctgcgaatcgcgcccacgcgtcacccacgcgctggctctcgcgatctccagattagcgaggcggtcgcgccacacttcgctccgtttgcaacgtgccgcacgagacggattgtccgcgccagcctgtttatttcgcattagggagtatcgtaatagtcggtgaatgtttttctttttccttttttgacgCCACTGCTCGTATAGCGCAACAGTGTGCTGGGGCTCGATGTCGCGATCACAGGCCTACCTGTCAGGAGATCTTGTGAAACCACGTGCCAACGCCATATGTCCTTTTTGTCTTTCTCTCCTATttgtgcgccgtttttttttttttttcgcgctttttCTTTTACGATGACGCGAATCCGTCCTAGATCCTCCTCTTCCGAATGCAATGGGTTGCGTGTTTTATGCTGTGCGCCACATTCTCAATAAGAAAGCGCT
The DNA window shown above is from Dermacentor silvarum isolate Dsil-2018 chromosome 1, BIME_Dsil_1.4, whole genome shotgun sequence and carries:
- the LOC119465733 gene encoding tubulin polymerization-promoting protein homolog; its protein translation is MSKVRKTDAAPVPRRDSRRMQVLMVEDFDVAPSSVEEDAPRRREVDNGGAAASDSDVEENCSGDERPCRSTAVLDDEIHWPLGVLQEQFHILQERIVDEVRRVMREEFYEMRMSMATPPESPAPGSPVPPTSFDGQFKAFAKFGDSKSTGDAITLSNSDKWFKQAKVIDGKKITTTDTGIYFKQVAKTKKALNLKEYQQFLEVIAKNKKVEVEEIKDKLSTCGPPATTRTTPVATGGAVARLTDHTKYTGTHKQRFDEAGKGRGKEGRQDVPSESGYVSGYKDEGNYNKTH